Below is a genomic region from Verrucomicrobiia bacterium.
TGGTTATCGCGGATCTTGACGTGGGGATTCTCTACACGTTCGGCATCGTCTCTCTTGGCGTCTATGGCATTGTGCTGGCGGGTTACGCCGCCAACTCGAAGTATCCGTTCCTTGGGGGGATTCGATCGAGCGCACAAATGATCTCCTATGAAATCGCAATGGGGCTGTCGGTCGTCGCTGTGTTCCTGCTGGTCGGTGACTTGAACCTCAGCAACGTGGTGCTGTATCAGGCGCCGGGTCTTTTGGACTGGTTGATCTTCAAGCAGCCGCTGGCCTTTGTGATTTTCCTGGTGGCGGGCTTTGCAGAGACGAATCGCACGCCCTTCGATCTTCCCGAAGCCGAGCAGGAGCTGGCGGGCGGATATAATGTGGAATACAGCTCCATGAAGTTCGCACTGTTCTTCATGGGTGAATACGCGAGCGTGACGGCCATCTGCGCGCTGACCGTGACCTTGTTTTTTGGGGGCTGGAGCCTGCCGTTTGGGCCATTCAACCAGCCTGCGGACAGCATTTGGATTGGACTGGCGCACATAGGGATATTTCTGGCCAAGACGATCTTCCTGCTTTGCGTGATCGTGTGGGTGCGCTGGATGTGGCCGCGTTTCCGGTATGATCAATTGATGGATCTCGGCTGGAGGCGCTTCATCCCGCTGGCGTTGGCCAATGTGGTGCTGACAGCATTTATTTTGTGGGCTCGAAGCTAATGATTGTTAACCGCAAAAAACTGAATTTCTGGGAACGCCTTTACGTGCCCGCCGTCGTGGGCGGGTTCAAGGTCACCGCGCGCCACTTCTTCAAGAAGAAGGTGACGATGCAGTATCCGGAGGAGAAGTGGGTCGTGCCGCCCGGATATCGCGGAGCGCCTTACCTTGTCAAGGACCAGGAGGGAAACACCAAGTGCGTCTCCTGCCAGTTGTGCGAATTTGTCTGTCCGCCCAAGGCCATCCGCATCACGCCTCCCGGCCCTGACGGCCAGCTGGCGGATCGCCCGAATGCCGAGAAGATGCCGAAGGAATTCGAGATCAACATGCTTCGCTGCATCTTCTGTGGCTATTGCCAGGAAGTGTGCCCTGAGGAAGCGATCTTTCTGCAGCAGGATTATTCGTTGAACGCGGAGAGCCGCGAGGAATTGATTTACAACAAAGAGAAGCTGCTGGAACTCGGGGGCACACATGCGGGCATCCAGAAATGGAAGCACAAGGCGGAGGAAACGCAGGAGCAGGAACATTTCCCGGTGAAACCCTGACGCCTCATCGCCGCGGTCCAATTACTCAGAAGGTCAATGCAGGACACATTACAATACGTTTTTTCGAGCAACGGTCTTTTCTGGCTGTTCGCCGCCCTGGCGCTGCTCTGCGGCTGCCTCGTGATCCTGAGCCGCAATCCTGTGACGAGCGCGATGTTCCTGGTCCTGACGATCGCGTCTCTTGCCGGGCTGTTCGTGCTGCTCAACGCCTTCTTTCTCGCGGCCATTCAAATCCTTGTTTATGCAGGGGCCGTCATGGTTCTGTTCCTGTTCGTCATCATGCTCCTCGATCTTCGCGCTGAACAACGCCATCGGATCAAGCTGTTCGGAGTGATCGGCGGAGCCGTTTCTGTGGGTGCCGTCATTGCGGTTCTCCTGCGCGCGCTCTACGTCACAAAGCCGGGTGCGAACCTGGCGGCGCCAGAGGTCGTCGGCGATACCGTCGCGCTCGGCAAACTGCTTTTCACAAAGTATGTGCTGCCGTTCGAAATTGTGTCGGTGCTGCTGCTGGTCGCGATGGTGGGCGTCATTCTGTTGAGCAAAAAGGATCTCAAGTGAACGTGGGATTGGAACATTACCTGGCCGTCAGCGGACTATTGTTCGCACTGGGGCTGTTTGGCGTGGTGGTGCGGCGCAATGTGCTCGTGATGTACATGTGCCTCGAATTGATGTTGAACGCCGCGAATCTCGCCCTGGTTGCGTTCTCGCGCTTCACCAACAACCTTGATGGACAGGTGTTCGTGTTTTTCATCATCACGGTTGCCGCGGCTGAGGTCGCGGTGGGATTGGCGTTGATCGTCGCGCTCTACCGCCGCAGGAACACGGCGCACGTGGAAGAACTGGCAACAATGAAGCTTTGATGCGCTGGAGGAGAGACATGCAGCTCCGCGGTGAAGAAGAACCCGAATGAAATTCGAAGCGTTACCCTGGTTGATCCTGTTCCTGCCGTTGCTGGCCGCAGCGGCGATCACTCTCTTCACGCAGAAAAATCGTGGCGTGAGCGCCGGGCTGTCCATCGGCGCGGTCGTGATCAGCTTCCTGCTCAGCGCCTTGTTCGTGAAGCTCAACGGCTTCAATCCGCCGGCCAATGAACTTGCCGTCAACTGGCTTTCAATCGGTGACGCGCTGAGAATCGACTTCGGATTCCGCCTGGACCCCTTGAGTCTGGGAATGATCCTGATGGTCACGGGCGTTGCCGCGTTGATCCACATTTATTCGGTGGGTTACATGCACGACGATCCCGGCTTTTCTCGGTTCTTCGCGAGCCTGAGCCTGTTCACGTTCTCGATGCTGGGAATCGTGCTTTCGAACAATTTTCTGCAGATCTTCATTTTCTGGGAATTGGTGGGCGTGTCGAGTTACCTGCTGATCGGGTTCTGGTACGAGAAGGCGAGTGCCGCCGATGCGGCCAAGAAGGCCTTCATCACGAATCGGCTCGGTGACTTTGGGTTCCTGATTGGCATCCTCATTGTCTGGGCGGCGCTCGGGTCGTTGAACTTTCGACCGATCGAGCAGGCGCTGGCGGACAATCCCGAGGCCCTCGGCGCCCTTGCCACTATTGGCGGGCTGCTGATCTTCTGCGGCGCCGTTGGCAAGTCTGCGCAGTTTCCGCTGCACGTGTGGTTGCCCGACGCGATGGAGGGCCCAACGCCCGTCTCAGCGCTGATCCATGCGGCGACAATGGTTGCTGCAGGCGTGTACATGTTGTGCCGCGTGTTTTTCGTGCTGAATGGCGAGGCGCTCCAGGTCATTGCATATGTGGGCGGTTTTACAGCATTGCTCGCGGCGCTGATTGCACTCCAGCAGAACGACATCAAACGAATTCTGGCGTACTCGACGCTTTCACAACTGGGTTACATGGTCATGGCAGTCGGGTTGGGCGGACCCACACCCGCGATGTTCCATCTGACAACGCACGCGTTCTTCAAGGCGCTCCTGTTTCTCGGCTCGGGTTCAGTGATCCTGGCAATGCATCACGAACAGGACATCTGGCAGATGGGCGCACTGCGAAAGAAAACGCCTGTGACGTTTTGGACATTCATGGTGGGCACGCTCGCCCTCGCCGGCCTGTGGCCGCTGAGCGGGTTTTTCAGCAAGGACTCCATTCTGGCGCTCGCGTATCACGAACGCAATTACCTGCTGTTCGGCGTGGCTGTCTTTGTGGCATTCCTTACCACGTTCTACATGTTCCGCCTCGTGTTCGTGGTGTTCTTCAGCTCTGCCAAGTCGAAGCATGCGGAACACGCGCATGAATCGCCGGGAGTAATGACCTGGCCGCTCCGTCTGCTGGCGGTTCTCAGCGTCATCGGCGGGTTCATTGGAATTGAGGCGCTGTTTGCAGGTCAGCTGGCAGCCGACGCAAGCGAGCATCCCCACGGTTGGGCACAGCTCGTTTATCCATTCCAGCATGCGCCCGTCGCGGCGGCGTCGGGTCTCGTTGTGTTTGCGCTGGGATTGCTCGCAGCATGGGCCCTGTATGGAAAGGGCGGCAAGGATCCGCTGCCCGAAAAGCTGGGCGCGCTTTCGCGGGCCATGCGGGATCGTTTTTATTTCGACGAACTATACGAAGCCACCGTCGTTCGCATGCACGATACCCTTGCAGCGATTGCCGGGTGGTTTGATCGCTGGATCATTGATGGCTTCGGCATTGGATTGATCCGGGGTGGAACGGATTTTGCCGGGCGGGCGCTGAGGCTTGCGCAAACCGGAAATCTCCAGACGTATGCGCTGCTGCTGGCGCTGGGCGTAGCCGTGCTGCTGGTGGTGGTCCTGGCGTCATGAATCGTTTGCGATGACAACACTGAGTTACATTTTCCTCCTGCCCCTGCTGGCTGCGATCGTGCTGGCGTTTGTGCCGCGAAACTTCGCGGTGATCATGCGCCTTGTTGCCGTCGTTGCGACAGGCCTTTCAGCGCTGCTTGCCGTAAAGATGTTCTGGCAATTCGATGCGCAGCAGAGCGGATATCAGTTCGTCACCACCATCCCGTGGCTGGGCGCGGAGTCATTGGGGCTTGCATGCCGCCTGGGCGTGGATGGCATCAACGTTGGATTGGTGCTGATGGGTGCGATCGTGGCGTTTGCGGCCGCGTGCTGCGCGTGGGATATCAAAATCCGCGAGAAGGAGTTTTACATTCTCCTGCTGATCATGGCAGGCGGCATTCTCGGTGCATTCGCATCGCTCGACCTGTTCTTCTTCTATTTCTTCCACGAACTGGCGCTTGTTCCGACGTTCATCATGATCGGGTTGTGGGGTCGCGGTGAACGAAAGAATTATGCGACGTTCCAGATCACGCTTTATCTGAGCGTCGGCGCGCTGGTTGCGCTCGTCGGGTTGATCGCACTTTACCTGCAGCTCCCCCTGGAAGCGCGGACGTTCGATATTCCAGCGCTCACCCGCTATTTCGTTGAGAACCCAATGGCGCGCTCGGCGCAAAGCTTCATCTTCCCGCTGCTGTTATTTGGGTTCGGCGTTCTCGTTTCGCTCTGGCCGTTTCACACCTGGGCGCCAATCGGTTACGCCGCCGCCCCAACCGCAACCGCCATGCTGCATGCAGGCGTTCTCAAGAAGTTCGGGTTGTACGGCTTGATCCGCATTGCGCTGCCGCTGATGCCTGACGCGGCGCAAAGCTGGATGCACGTGCTCGCGTGGCTCTGCCTGGGCAATCTCGTTTACTGCGGGTGGGTGGCGATGCGGCAGAAGGATTTCAACTGGCTTGTTGGCTACAGCAGCGTGGCGCACATGGGCTTCATTTTCCTTGGGATCGCATCCCTCAATGTGGTGGGAGTCACGGGCGCGGTGCTGGTGATGGTGGCGCACGGGTTCCTCGCGGCGCTCACGTTCGGCTTGACTGGATATATCCACCAACAGACCGGCACGCTTGAGATTGGGCAGCTTGGCGGGTTGCTCCGAAAGCTGCCATTTATTGGAAGCGCATTGATCATGGCCGCGTTCGCGGGTTGCGGCTTGCCCGGCTTTGCCAACTTTGCGGGTGAGGTCACCGTGTTTTTCGGCCTCTGGCAGGAGCCATCGCTGCGGACGATTGCGGTCCTCGCTTGCTGGGGAGCGTTGATCATCGGCGCCATCTACATGCTGCGCGCGGTTCGAAATGCCCTTCATGCTGAAGTTCCCGAACAATGGGCGAACGTGACGGATGCGCCGCACATCTGGCGCAAGCTGCCGTTCATCGTCCTGTTATTCTGCTTGTTGCTGTTTGGAATTTTGCCACGGCTGCTTACGGACAAGATCACGCCCAGTGTTTCGCGAATCGTTCAAATGGCGCGGCCTGCATCCATTCCA
It encodes:
- a CDS encoding NADH-quinone oxidoreductase subunit I, with the protein product MIVNRKKLNFWERLYVPAVVGGFKVTARHFFKKKVTMQYPEEKWVVPPGYRGAPYLVKDQEGNTKCVSCQLCEFVCPPKAIRITPPGPDGQLADRPNAEKMPKEFEINMLRCIFCGYCQEVCPEEAIFLQQDYSLNAESREELIYNKEKLLELGGTHAGIQKWKHKAEETQEQEHFPVKP
- the nuoH gene encoding NADH-quinone oxidoreductase subunit NuoH — its product is MTWIDNLDSTASFALFSALKILGVFSVLMFIVAYAVWIERKVSAAIQDRIGPNRFGIFGLLQPAADAVKAFLKEDFTPAHVRKVYFWLAPAIVMIPSILVVAVIPFGSYLGEQKMVIADLDVGILYTFGIVSLGVYGIVLAGYAANSKYPFLGGIRSSAQMISYEIAMGLSVVAVFLLVGDLNLSNVVLYQAPGLLDWLIFKQPLAFVIFLVAGFAETNRTPFDLPEAEQELAGGYNVEYSSMKFALFFMGEYASVTAICALTVTLFFGGWSLPFGPFNQPADSIWIGLAHIGIFLAKTIFLLCVIVWVRWMWPRFRYDQLMDLGWRRFIPLALANVVLTAFILWARS
- a CDS encoding NADH-quinone oxidoreductase subunit M translates to MTTLSYIFLLPLLAAIVLAFVPRNFAVIMRLVAVVATGLSALLAVKMFWQFDAQQSGYQFVTTIPWLGAESLGLACRLGVDGINVGLVLMGAIVAFAAACCAWDIKIREKEFYILLLIMAGGILGAFASLDLFFFYFFHELALVPTFIMIGLWGRGERKNYATFQITLYLSVGALVALVGLIALYLQLPLEARTFDIPALTRYFVENPMARSAQSFIFPLLLFGFGVLVSLWPFHTWAPIGYAAAPTATAMLHAGVLKKFGLYGLIRIALPLMPDAAQSWMHVLAWLCLGNLVYCGWVAMRQKDFNWLVGYSSVAHMGFIFLGIASLNVVGVTGAVLVMVAHGFLAALTFGLTGYIHQQTGTLEIGQLGGLLRKLPFIGSALIMAAFAGCGLPGFANFAGEVTVFFGLWQEPSLRTIAVLACWGALIIGAIYMLRAVRNALHAEVPEQWANVTDAPHIWRKLPFIVLLFCLLLFGILPRLLTDKITPSVSRIVQMARPASIPQAAETDAGLASAASAGTGAGSNGTPAATENQ
- a CDS encoding NADH-quinone oxidoreductase subunit J encodes the protein MQDTLQYVFSSNGLFWLFAALALLCGCLVILSRNPVTSAMFLVLTIASLAGLFVLLNAFFLAAIQILVYAGAVMVLFLFVIMLLDLRAEQRHRIKLFGVIGGAVSVGAVIAVLLRALYVTKPGANLAAPEVVGDTVALGKLLFTKYVLPFEIVSVLLLVAMVGVILLSKKDLK
- the nuoL gene encoding NADH-quinone oxidoreductase subunit L, giving the protein MKFEALPWLILFLPLLAAAAITLFTQKNRGVSAGLSIGAVVISFLLSALFVKLNGFNPPANELAVNWLSIGDALRIDFGFRLDPLSLGMILMVTGVAALIHIYSVGYMHDDPGFSRFFASLSLFTFSMLGIVLSNNFLQIFIFWELVGVSSYLLIGFWYEKASAADAAKKAFITNRLGDFGFLIGILIVWAALGSLNFRPIEQALADNPEALGALATIGGLLIFCGAVGKSAQFPLHVWLPDAMEGPTPVSALIHAATMVAAGVYMLCRVFFVLNGEALQVIAYVGGFTALLAALIALQQNDIKRILAYSTLSQLGYMVMAVGLGGPTPAMFHLTTHAFFKALLFLGSGSVILAMHHEQDIWQMGALRKKTPVTFWTFMVGTLALAGLWPLSGFFSKDSILALAYHERNYLLFGVAVFVAFLTTFYMFRLVFVVFFSSAKSKHAEHAHESPGVMTWPLRLLAVLSVIGGFIGIEALFAGQLAADASEHPHGWAQLVYPFQHAPVAAASGLVVFALGLLAAWALYGKGGKDPLPEKLGALSRAMRDRFYFDELYEATVVRMHDTLAAIAGWFDRWIIDGFGIGLIRGGTDFAGRALRLAQTGNLQTYALLLALGVAVLLVVVLAS
- the nuoK gene encoding NADH-quinone oxidoreductase subunit NuoK, whose translation is MNVGLEHYLAVSGLLFALGLFGVVVRRNVLVMYMCLELMLNAANLALVAFSRFTNNLDGQVFVFFIITVAAAEVAVGLALIVALYRRRNTAHVEELATMKL